In the genome of Streptococcus oralis, one region contains:
- a CDS encoding TIGR01440 family protein — protein MDKNRIGTETQQVLEDVLDKAGLREGALFVLGLSSSEVLGGQIGKDSSQEIGEIIVKTILDILEERGIHLAVQGCEHVNRALVVERQVAEQFGLEIVSVLPTLHAGGSGQLAAFKFMQDPVEVEFIKAHAGLDIGDTAIGMHVKHVQVPIRPVLREIGHAHVTALASRPKLIGGARAQYPQDSIRKM, from the coding sequence ATGGATAAAAATAGAATTGGAACAGAGACACAGCAGGTGCTTGAGGATGTTTTGGATAAGGCTGGATTGCGTGAGGGGGCTCTCTTTGTCCTTGGACTCTCGTCTAGTGAGGTTTTAGGTGGGCAAATCGGCAAGGATTCCAGCCAAGAAATTGGCGAAATTATTGTGAAGACGATTCTGGATATCCTAGAGGAAAGAGGGATTCACCTAGCTGTTCAAGGCTGTGAACACGTCAATCGTGCCCTCGTCGTTGAACGTCAGGTGGCAGAGCAGTTTGGTCTGGAAATCGTCAGTGTCCTTCCGACTCTTCATGCAGGAGGTTCGGGTCAGTTGGCGGCCTTCAAGTTTATGCAGGATCCAGTGGAGGTTGAATTTATCAAGGCTCATGCGGGATTGGATATTGGAGATACCGCAATTGGTATGCATGTCAAGCATGTGCAAGTTCCGATTCGACCAGTTTTGCGAGAGATTGGCCATGCCCATGTAACAGCTCTAGCTAGTCGTCCAAAGCTAATCGGGGGTGCGCGTGCGCAGTATCCACAAGATTCTATTAGAAAGATGTGA
- a CDS encoding MerR family transcriptional regulator, with protein sequence MYHIKEAAQLSGVSVKTLHHYDKIGLLVPLKSENGYRTYSQEDLEHLQVILYYKYLGFSLEKIAELLKEERTDLLPHLTRQLDYLTRERQHLDTLISTLQKTIQEQKGEIEMSIEEKFTGFNYRDHQKYHQEAVEKYGQEVMGQALERQKGREDEATAAFNQVFQSLAQNLQAGLPETAAKNQEEAAKLLQAIRTYGFDCSIEVFGHIGKGYVYNPEFKENIDKFGPGTAQYTSDVITHYVQTQIK encoded by the coding sequence ATGTACCATATAAAAGAAGCTGCGCAGCTTTCAGGTGTCTCTGTCAAGACCCTGCACCACTACGATAAGATAGGACTCTTGGTTCCCTTAAAGTCGGAAAACGGCTATCGAACCTACAGTCAAGAGGATTTGGAACACCTGCAGGTCATTCTGTATTACAAATATCTAGGTTTTTCTTTAGAAAAAATAGCAGAGCTGTTAAAGGAAGAAAGGACAGATTTATTGCCTCATTTGACTAGGCAGTTGGACTATCTAACTCGAGAAAGGCAACATCTGGATACTTTGATTTCCACCTTGCAAAAAACCATTCAAGAACAAAAAGGAGAAATAGAAATGTCTATTGAGGAAAAATTTACTGGATTTAACTACCGAGACCATCAAAAATACCACCAAGAGGCGGTAGAGAAATATGGTCAAGAAGTCATGGGACAAGCGCTTGAACGCCAAAAAGGTCGCGAAGACGAGGCCACAGCCGCCTTTAACCAAGTTTTTCAATCCTTAGCACAAAACCTTCAAGCTGGTCTGCCTGAAACAGCGGCCAAAAACCAAGAAGAAGCAGCCAAACTCTTGCAAGCTATTCGTACTTATGGATTTGACTGCTCTATTGAGGTATTTGGCCATATCGGTAAAGGCTACGTCTACAACCCAGAGTTTAAGGAAAACATTGACAAATTTGGACCTGGAACAGCCCAGTACACATCAGATGTTATTACCCACTATGTTCAAACTCAGATAAAATAA
- a CDS encoding sodium-dependent transporter — translation MSEKSQWGSKLGFILASAGSAIGLGAVWKFPYMTAANGGGGFLLVFLISTILIGFPLLLAEFALGRSAGVSAIKAFGKLGNNSKYNFIGWIGAFALFILLSFYSVIGGWILVYLGIEFGKLFQLGGTGDYAQLFTSIISNPAIALGAQATFILLNIFIVSRGVQRGIERASKVMMPLLFIIFVVIIGRSLSLPNAMEGVLYFLKPDFSKLTSAGLLYALGQSFFALSLGVTAMLTYASYLDKKTNLVQSGISIVAMNISVSIMAGLAIFPAMSAFNIQSEGGPSLLFIVLPQLFDKMPFGTIFYILFLLLFLFATVTSSVVMLEINVGNITNQDNSKRAKWSAILGILTFVFGIPSALSYGVMADVHIFGKTFFDAMDFLVSNLLMPFGALCLSLFTGYIFKKALAMEELHLDERAWKQGLFQVWLFLLRFIIPIIIIVVFIAQFM, via the coding sequence ATGTCAGAAAAATCGCAATGGGGCTCAAAACTAGGCTTCATCCTAGCGTCTGCTGGTTCAGCCATCGGACTTGGTGCCGTTTGGAAGTTTCCTTACATGACTGCTGCTAATGGCGGTGGAGGCTTTTTACTAGTCTTTCTCATTTCTACCATTTTAATCGGTTTCCCGCTCCTGCTTGCTGAATTTGCCCTTGGTCGTAGTGCTGGCGTTTCCGCTATCAAAGCCTTTGGAAAACTGGGCAACAATAGCAAGTACAACTTTATCGGTTGGATTGGTGCCTTTGCCCTCTTTATCCTTCTCTCCTTTTACAGTGTTATTGGAGGTTGGATTCTAGTCTATTTGGGCATTGAGTTTGGGAAATTGTTCCAACTTGGTGGAACGGGTGATTATGCTCAGTTATTTACTTCAATCATTTCAAATCCAGCCATTGCCCTCGGCGCACAAGCTACCTTTATCTTGTTGAATATCTTTATTGTATCACGTGGGGTTCAAAGAGGGATTGAAAGAGCCTCAAAAGTCATGATGCCGCTACTCTTTATCATCTTTGTCGTGATTATTGGACGCTCTCTCAGCTTGCCAAACGCCATGGAAGGGGTTCTCTACTTCCTCAAACCAGACTTTTCAAAACTAACCAGTGCTGGGCTCCTCTATGCTCTGGGACAATCTTTCTTTGCCCTCTCACTAGGGGTGACAGCTATGCTGACCTATGCTTCCTACTTGGACAAGAAAACCAATCTGGTCCAGTCAGGGATTTCCATCGTAGCCATGAACATCTCGGTATCCATCATGGCAGGACTAGCCATTTTCCCAGCCATGTCAGCCTTCAATATCCAGTCTGAAGGGGGACCAAGCCTGCTCTTTATCGTCTTGCCTCAACTCTTTGACAAGATGCCTTTTGGAACCATTTTCTACATCCTCTTCCTCTTGCTATTCCTCTTTGCGACGGTCACTTCTTCCGTAGTGATGCTGGAAATCAATGTGGGCAATATCACCAATCAGGACAACAGCAAGCGTGCTAAATGGAGTGCCATTTTAGGAATCTTGACCTTTGTTTTTGGAATTCCTTCAGCCTTATCTTACGGTGTTATGGCGGACGTTCATATCTTTGGGAAGACCTTCTTTGACGCTATGGACTTCTTGGTTTCCAATCTTCTCATGCCATTTGGAGCCCTCTGCCTTTCTCTCTTTACAGGCTACATCTTTAAAAAGGCTCTTGCTATGGAGGAACTACATCTCGATGAAAGAGCATGGAAACAGGGACTTTTCCAAGTCTGGCTTTTCCTTCTTCGTTTTATCATTCCTATCATCATCATTGTGGTCTTTATCGCCCAATTTATGTAA
- the manA gene encoding mannose-6-phosphate isomerase, class I, whose translation MSEPLFLQSVMQEKIWGGTKLRDEFGYDIPSEKIGEYWAISAHPNGVSKVANGRFEGTDLATLYAEHRELFGNRPEPVFPLLTKILDANDWLSVQVHPDDAYGLEHEGELGKTECWYIIAADEGSEIIYGHNAKSKEELRKQIEDKNWDALLTKVPVKAGDFFYVPSGTMHAIGAGILILETQQSSDTTYRVYDFDRKDDKGNLRELHLEKSIDVLNIGEPANSRPVTIKADDLRSTLLVSNDFFAVYKWEITGKVDFEKTADYSLFSVLAGQGQLSVDGTNYPIQKGSHFILPSDVEAWTLEGQGLELIVSHP comes from the coding sequence ATGTCAGAACCATTATTTTTACAATCAGTTATGCAAGAAAAAATCTGGGGCGGAACCAAGCTACGTGATGAGTTTGGATACGACATCCCAAGTGAAAAAATTGGCGAATACTGGGCTATCTCAGCCCACCCAAATGGTGTTTCCAAGGTAGCAAATGGTCGTTTTGAGGGAACAGACCTAGCTACTTTGTATGCGGAACACCGTGAATTATTTGGTAACCGTCCAGAGCCTGTATTTCCACTCTTGACCAAGATTCTCGATGCCAACGACTGGCTCAGTGTCCAAGTTCACCCAGACGATGCCTATGGATTAGAACATGAAGGCGAGTTAGGGAAAACAGAGTGCTGGTACATCATCGCTGCAGATGAAGGTTCAGAGATTATCTATGGCCATAATGCCAAGTCAAAAGAAGAACTCCGTAAGCAAATCGAGGACAAGAACTGGGATGCCTTGCTGACCAAAGTGCCAGTTAAGGCTGGAGATTTCTTCTATGTTCCGAGTGGCACCATGCACGCTATCGGAGCAGGCATCTTGATTCTTGAAACTCAGCAGTCTAGCGATACCACCTATCGTGTCTATGACTTTGACCGCAAGGACGACAAGGGCAACTTGCGTGAACTTCACCTTGAAAAATCCATCGATGTTTTAAACATTGGAGAGCCTGCCAATAGCCGTCCTGTAACTATCAAAGCTGATGATTTGCGTTCAACTCTTCTTGTGTCTAATGACTTCTTCGCAGTTTACAAGTGGGAAATTACTGGAAAAGTTGACTTTGAAAAGACAGCTGACTACAGCCTGTTCAGCGTCTTAGCTGGTCAAGGTCAACTGTCTGTTGATGGGACAAACTATCCAATCCAAAAAGGCAGCCACTTTATCCTACCAAGTGATGTTGAAGCTTGGACCTTGGAAGGGCAAGGTTTGGAATTGATTGTTAGCCATCCATAA
- a CDS encoding SWEET family sugar transporter → MSEKQMKTLGWVATFMSVMMYVSYFPQIMNNLAGQKGNFIQPLVAAINCSLWVYYGLFKKERDIPLAAANAPGIVFGLVTAITALV, encoded by the coding sequence ATGTCTGAAAAACAAATGAAAACTTTGGGTTGGGTAGCGACCTTCATGTCCGTTATGATGTATGTGTCTTACTTCCCACAAATCATGAACAACTTGGCTGGTCAAAAAGGAAACTTCATCCAACCCTTGGTCGCAGCCATCAACTGTAGTTTATGGGTTTATTACGGCTTGTTCAAAAAGGAAAGAGATATTCCCCTTGCTGCTGCCAATGCACCAGGTATCGTTTTTGGCCTAGTAACGGCTATCACGGCTTTGGTTTAA
- a CDS encoding VOC family protein, protein MNLNQLDIIVSDVPQVCADLERILDKKADYVDDSFAQFTIGSHCLMLSEKHLISLENFQSGIILHIEVEDVEQNYKRLKELGADILHGPAVTDWGTESLLVKGPAGLVIDFYRMK, encoded by the coding sequence ATGAATTTAAATCAATTAGATATCATCGTTTCAGATGTTCCTCAAGTCTGTGCTGACTTGGAGCGTATTTTGGATAAAAAAGCCGATTATGTTGACGACAGTTTTGCTCAGTTTACTATTGGCAGTCATTGTCTTATGTTGTCAGAGAAACATTTGATTTCTTTGGAAAACTTTCAGTCAGGAATCATTCTTCACATTGAGGTTGAGGATGTAGAGCAGAACTACAAACGGTTGAAAGAGCTTGGTGCCGACATTTTACACGGTCCGGCTGTAACTGATTGGGGAACGGAATCGCTACTAGTTAAAGGTCCAGCTGGTCTAGTGATTGATTTTTATCGTATGAAGTAG
- the spxB gene encoding pyruvate oxidase → MTQGKITASAAMLNVLKTWGVDTIYGIPSGTLSSLMDALAEDKDIRFLQVRHEETGALAAVMQAKFGGSIGVAVGSGGPGATHLINGVYDAAMDNTPFLAILGSRPVNELNMDAFQELNQNPMYNGIAVYNKRVAYAEQLPKVIDEACRAAVSKKGPAVVEIPVNFGFQEIDENSYYGSGSYERSFIAPALNEVEIDKAVEILNNAERPVIYAGYGGVKAGEVITELSRKIKAPIITTGKNFEAFEWNYEGLTGSAYRVGWKPANEVVFEADTVLFLGSNFPFAEVYEAFKNTEKFIQVDIDPYKLGKRHALDASILGDAGQAAKAILDKVNPVESTPWWRANVKNNQNWRDYMNKLEGKTEGELQLYQVYNAINKHADQDAIYSIDVGDTTQTSTRHLHMTPKNMWRTSPLFATMGIALPGGIAAKKDNPDRQVWNIMGDGAFNMCYPDVITNVQYDLPVINVVFSNGKYAFIKDKYEDTNKHLFGCDFPNADYAKIAEAQGAVGFTVDRIEDIDAVVAEAVKLNKEGKTVVIDARISQHRPLPVEVLELDPKQHSEEAIKAFKEKYEAEELVPFRLFLEEEGLQSRAIK, encoded by the coding sequence ATGACTCAAGGGAAAATTACTGCATCTGCAGCAATGCTCAACGTATTGAAAACATGGGGCGTAGACACAATCTACGGTATCCCATCAGGAACACTCAGCTCATTGATGGACGCTTTGGCTGAAGACAAAGATATCCGCTTCTTGCAAGTTCGCCACGAAGAAACAGGTGCTCTTGCAGCGGTTATGCAAGCTAAATTCGGCGGCTCAATCGGGGTTGCAGTTGGTTCAGGTGGACCAGGTGCGACTCACTTGATTAACGGTGTTTACGATGCAGCTATGGATAACACTCCATTCCTTGCTATCCTTGGATCACGTCCTGTTAACGAACTCAACATGGATGCCTTCCAAGAATTGAACCAAAACCCAATGTACAACGGTATCGCTGTTTACAACAAACGTGTCGCTTACGCTGAGCAATTGCCAAAAGTAATCGACGAAGCTTGCCGTGCTGCAGTTTCTAAAAAAGGTCCAGCTGTTGTTGAAATCCCAGTAAACTTCGGTTTCCAAGAAATCGACGAAAACTCATACTATGGTTCAGGTTCATACGAACGTTCATTCATCGCTCCTGCCTTGAACGAAGTTGAAATCGACAAAGCTGTTGAAATCTTGAACAATGCTGAACGCCCAGTTATCTACGCTGGTTACGGTGGTGTTAAAGCTGGTGAAGTGATTACTGAATTGTCACGTAAAATCAAAGCACCAATCATCACAACTGGTAAAAACTTTGAAGCTTTTGAATGGAACTACGAAGGTTTGACAGGTTCTGCTTACCGTGTTGGTTGGAAACCAGCCAACGAAGTGGTCTTTGAAGCAGACACAGTTCTTTTCCTTGGTTCAAACTTCCCATTTGCTGAAGTTTACGAAGCCTTCAAGAACACTGAAAAATTCATCCAAGTCGATATCGATCCATACAAACTTGGTAAACGTCATGCCCTTGACGCTTCTATCCTTGGTGATGCAGGTCAAGCAGCGAAAGCAATCCTTGATAAAGTAAACCCAGTAGAATCTACTCCATGGTGGCGTGCAAACGTGAAGAACAACCAAAACTGGCGTGATTACATGAACAAACTCGAAGGTAAAACTGAGGGTGAATTGCAATTGTACCAAGTTTACAATGCTATTAATAAACATGCTGACCAAGACGCTATCTACTCAATCGACGTAGGTGACACTACTCAAACATCTACTCGTCACCTTCACATGACACCTAAGAACATGTGGCGTACATCTCCACTCTTTGCGACAATGGGTATTGCCCTTCCTGGTGGTATCGCTGCTAAGAAAGACAATCCTGATCGCCAAGTATGGAACATCATGGGTGACGGTGCATTTAACATGTGCTACCCAGATGTTATCACAAACGTTCAATACGACCTTCCAGTTATCAACGTTGTCTTCTCAAATGGTAAATATGCCTTCATCAAGGACAAATACGAAGACACAAACAAACACTTGTTTGGTTGTGACTTCCCTAATGCTGACTATGCGAAAATCGCTGAAGCGCAAGGTGCTGTAGGATTTACAGTTGACCGTATCGAAGATATCGATGCAGTTGTTGCAGAAGCTGTTAAATTGAACAAAGAAGGTAAAACTGTTGTGATCGATGCTCGCATCTCTCAACATCGTCCACTTCCAGTAGAAGTACTTGAATTGGATCCAAAACAACACTCAGAAGAAGCAATCAAAGCCTTCAAGGAAAAATACGAAGCAGAAGAACTCGTACCATTCCGCCTCTTCTTGGAAGAAGAAGGATTGCAATCACGCGCAATCAAATAA
- a CDS encoding heavy metal translocating P-type ATPase, with the protein MTEIVKASLENGIQKIRIRAEKGYHPAHIQLQKGIPAEITFHRATPSNCYKEILFEEEGILEPIGVDEEKTIRFTPQELGQHEFSCGMKMQKGSYTVVEKTRKSLSLLQRFWITSIFTVPLVILMIGMSTGGISHQVMRWGTFLATTPIMLVAGGPYIQSAWASFKKHNANMDTLVALGTLVAYFYSLVALFAGLPVYFESAAFIFFFVLMGAVFEEKMRKNTSQAVEKLLDLQAKTAEVLREDNYVQVPLEQVKAGDLIRVRPGEKIAVDGIVVEGVSSIDESMVTGESLPVDKTVGDTVIGSTINNSGTLVFRAEKVGSETVLAQIVDFVKKAQTSRAPIQDLTDKISGIFVPAVVILGIVTFWVWFVLLRDSVVVLGASFVSSLLYGVAVLIIACPCALGLATPTALMVGTGRSAKMGVLLKNGTVLQEIQKVQTIVFDKTGTLTEGKPVVTDIIGDEVEVLGLAASLEEASQHPLAEAIVKRATETGLELHTVENFQALHGKGVTGIINGKQVLLGNAKLLADLAIPHDYQERFDLLEKEAKTVVFLSVDGQLKGLIALQDVPKENAREAIAKLKKRGLRTVMLTGDNVGVAHAIAEQIGIEEVIAGVLPEEKAHEVHQLQEAGKVAFIGDGINDAPALSVADVGIAMGAGTDIAIESAGIVLTHNDLTGVVRAFDMSKRTFNRILLNLFWAFIYNVIGIPIAAGVFSGIGLALNPELAGLAMAFSSVSVLTSSLMLNFSKID; encoded by the coding sequence ATGACAGAAATTGTGAAAGCAAGCCTAGAAAATGGCATTCAAAAAATCCGTATCCGAGCTGAAAAAGGCTATCATCCAGCCCATATCCAACTCCAAAAAGGGATTCCAGCTGAGATCACCTTTCATCGTGCAACCCCTTCAAACTGTTACAAGGAAATTCTTTTTGAAGAAGAAGGTATTCTAGAACCAATCGGTGTGGACGAGGAGAAGACAATTCGTTTTACTCCTCAAGAATTAGGCCAACATGAATTTTCTTGTGGTATGAAGATGCAAAAGGGGAGTTATACCGTAGTTGAGAAGACTCGAAAATCTCTATCACTTTTACAGCGTTTTTGGATTACTAGTATCTTTACTGTGCCTCTTGTGATTCTCATGATTGGGATGTCGACAGGAGGAATTAGTCACCAAGTCATGCGTTGGGGAACCTTTTTAGCCACAACACCGATTATGCTAGTAGCAGGTGGTCCTTATATCCAAAGTGCTTGGGCTAGTTTTAAAAAGCACAATGCCAACATGGATACCTTGGTTGCTCTGGGAACCCTAGTGGCCTATTTCTATAGCTTAGTTGCCCTCTTCGCTGGTCTCCCCGTTTACTTTGAAAGTGCTGCATTTATCTTCTTCTTCGTTCTTATGGGAGCCGTTTTTGAGGAGAAAATGCGGAAAAATACTTCCCAAGCTGTGGAGAAATTACTTGACTTGCAGGCTAAAACTGCAGAAGTCTTGCGTGAGGATAACTATGTTCAAGTCCCCTTGGAGCAAGTCAAGGCAGGTGACCTGATTCGAGTGCGTCCCGGTGAAAAGATTGCGGTTGATGGTATCGTAGTGGAAGGTGTCTCTAGTATTGATGAGTCTATGGTGACAGGTGAGAGTCTGCCTGTGGACAAGACAGTTGGAGATACCGTCATTGGTTCAACCATCAATAATAGTGGAACACTTGTTTTTAGAGCAGAAAAAGTTGGTTCAGAGACTGTTTTGGCTCAGATTGTGGATTTTGTGAAGAAAGCTCAGACAAGTCGTGCGCCGATTCAGGACTTGACGGATAAAATTTCAGGGATTTTTGTCCCAGCAGTTGTCATTTTAGGGATTGTGACCTTTTGGGTTTGGTTCGTCTTGCTCAGGGATAGTGTAGTTGTGCTTGGAGCGAGCTTTGTGTCTTCGCTTCTCTATGGAGTAGCAGTTCTGATTATTGCCTGCCCTTGTGCATTGGGACTTGCAACACCGACAGCCCTTATGGTGGGGACAGGTCGCAGTGCCAAGATGGGAGTTCTCCTCAAAAATGGAACGGTTCTACAGGAAATCCAGAAAGTCCAAACTATTGTTTTTGATAAGACAGGAACTTTGACGGAAGGGAAACCTGTGGTCACAGATATCATCGGCGACGAAGTAGAGGTGCTTGGATTGGCAGCTTCCTTGGAAGAAGCTTCTCAACACCCACTGGCTGAGGCCATTGTCAAGCGAGCGACTGAAACTGGACTTGAGCTTCACACTGTGGAAAATTTCCAAGCCTTGCACGGAAAAGGTGTGACTGGGATTATCAATGGGAAACAAGTCTTGCTGGGGAATGCTAAACTTTTAGCTGACCTTGCTATTCCACATGATTATCAAGAACGATTTGATTTGCTTGAGAAAGAAGCAAAAACAGTTGTCTTCCTATCCGTAGATGGTCAGTTAAAAGGCTTAATTGCCTTGCAGGATGTCCCTAAGGAAAATGCTCGAGAAGCCATTGCTAAATTAAAGAAACGCGGCCTCAGAACGGTCATGCTTACTGGAGATAATGTTGGAGTAGCCCATGCTATTGCAGAGCAAATTGGGATCGAAGAGGTCATTGCAGGTGTCTTGCCAGAAGAAAAAGCGCATGAAGTCCATCAACTACAAGAGGCTGGTAAAGTAGCCTTTATCGGAGATGGTATCAATGATGCGCCAGCCCTCAGTGTAGCAGATGTTGGGATTGCCATGGGCGCAGGAACCGATATTGCTATTGAGTCGGCAGGGATTGTTCTTACTCACAATGATTTGACAGGAGTGGTTCGAGCCTTTGATATGAGTAAGAGAACCTTCAATCGTATCTTGCTCAATCTCTTCTGGGCCTTTATCTACAATGTCATCGGAATTCCGATTGCAGCTGGTGTCTTTTCAGGGATTGGATTGGCCCTCAATCCAGAACTGGCTGGTCTAGCCATGGCCTTTAGTTCTGTATCTGTTTTAACCAGTTCACTCATGCTAAACTTTAGTAAAATAGACTAA
- a CDS encoding cupredoxin domain-containing protein, which yields MLNSIVTIICIALIAFILFWFFKKPEKSEQKAQQKKGYQEIRVEVMGGYTPELIILKKSVPARIIFDRKDPSPCLDQIVFPDFGVHADLPMGEEYVVEITPEQAGEFGFACGMNMMHGKMIVE from the coding sequence ATGTTAAATAGTATTGTAACCATTATTTGTATTGCCCTTATCGCGTTTATCTTGTTTTGGTTTTTCAAAAAGCCTGAAAAATCTGAACAAAAGGCCCAGCAAAAAAAGGGTTACCAAGAGATTCGAGTGGAAGTCATGGGGGGCTATACGCCTGAGTTGATTATCCTCAAGAAATCAGTGCCAGCCCGCATTATCTTTGACCGCAAGGACCCTTCACCCTGTCTAGATCAGATCGTCTTTCCAGACTTTGGAGTGCATGCGGACTTGCCTATGGGTGAAGAGTATGTAGTGGAAATCACACCTGAGCAAGCTGGAGAGTTTGGCTTTGCATGTGGTATGAACATGATGCACGGCAAGATGATTGTAGAGTAG
- a CDS encoding CopY/TcrY family copper transport repressor yields the protein MQISDAEWQVMKIIWMQGEQTSRDLIRVLAERFDWSKSTIQTLLARLVEKECLTREKEGKSFVYSALLTLDQSRDLLVQDIKDKVCSRRIKNLLADLIAECDFTQADLEDLEAVISKKKSSAVTEVRCNCM from the coding sequence ATGCAGATTTCAGATGCAGAATGGCAGGTCATGAAGATTATTTGGATGCAAGGAGAGCAGACCAGTAGGGATTTGATCAGGGTTCTGGCGGAGCGGTTCGACTGGTCCAAGTCAACCATTCAAACTCTTTTGGCTCGTTTGGTTGAGAAAGAGTGTCTGACAAGGGAAAAAGAAGGCAAGTCCTTTGTTTATTCAGCCCTTTTAACTCTGGACCAAAGTCGGGATTTACTTGTCCAAGATATCAAGGACAAGGTTTGTTCTCGTAGGATTAAGAACTTGTTGGCTGATTTGATTGCTGAATGTGATTTTACTCAGGCTGACTTGGAAGACTTAGAAGCTGTGATTTCTAAGAAGAAATCAAGCGCTGTAACAGAAGTAAGATGTAATTGTATGTAA
- the thiD gene encoding bifunctional hydroxymethylpyrimidine kinase/phosphomethylpyrimidine kinase: protein MTYLPVALTIAGTDPSGGAGIMADLKSFQARDVYGMAVVTSLVAQNTRGVQLIEHVSPQMLKAQLESVFSDIKPQAVKTGMLATTEIMEIIQPYLKKLDCPYVLDPVMVATSGDTLIDTSARTYLKTNLLPLATIITPNLPEAEEIVGFSIHNPEDMQRAGRLILKEFGPQSVVIKGGHLEGGAKDFLFTKDEQFVWESPRIQTCHTHGTGCTFAAVITAELAKGKTLYQAVDKAKAFITKAIQDAPQLGHGSGPVNHTSFKD, encoded by the coding sequence ATGACTTATTTACCCGTTGCTCTGACCATTGCTGGGACAGACCCTAGTGGCGGTGCTGGCATTATGGCTGATTTGAAGTCGTTCCAAGCTAGAGATGTCTATGGAATGGCAGTTGTGACCAGTCTTGTCGCTCAAAATACCAGAGGCGTTCAGCTAATCGAGCACGTTTCTCCTCAAATGTTGAAAGCCCAATTGGAGAGCGTCTTTTCGGATATCAAGCCTCAGGCTGTAAAAACTGGTATGCTGGCAACTACTGAAATCATGGAGATTATCCAACCCTATCTTAAAAAGCTGGACTGCCCCTACGTGCTTGACCCTGTTATGGTCGCAACAAGCGGTGATACCCTGATAGATACTAGTGCGAGAACCTACCTAAAAACAAACCTGCTTCCACTTGCGACTATTATTACACCCAATCTTCCTGAGGCAGAAGAAATTGTTGGTTTCTCAATTCATAATCCAGAAGATATGCAACGTGCTGGCCGCCTGATTTTAAAAGAATTTGGTCCTCAGTCTGTGGTTATCAAAGGTGGTCATCTTGAAGGTGGTGCCAAGGATTTCCTCTTTACCAAGGATGAGCAATTTGTCTGGGAAAGCCCAAGAATTCAAACCTGTCACACCCATGGTACTGGATGTACCTTTGCTGCAGTGATCACGGCTGAACTAGCCAAGGGGAAGACCCTCTATCAGGCAGTAGATAAGGCCAAGGCCTTTATTACAAAAGCCATCCAAGACGCCCCTCAACTCGGTCATGGTTCTGGTCCAGTCAACCATACAAGCTTTAAAGATTAA
- the thiE gene encoding thiamine phosphate synthase, with protein sequence MNREALRLYLVTNRYQDSLESFLEKVETACRSGVTIIQLREKKLTTNQYYQLAKQVKEITDTYQVPLIIDDRLDVCLAVDAAGLHIGDDELPVSVARQVLGPDKILGVTAKTVKRALEAETSGADYLGTGAIFPTTTKENAPITLISTLKTICQTVAIPVVAIGGLTSENIDQLAATGIAGVAVVRDLMQAEDIEAKTQAFLIKLDDIIS encoded by the coding sequence ATGAATAGAGAAGCACTCAGACTATATCTGGTAACCAATCGCTACCAAGATTCCTTGGAAAGCTTTCTTGAAAAAGTTGAGACGGCCTGCCGTTCAGGTGTTACCATCATCCAACTACGAGAAAAAAAACTCACAACCAATCAATACTATCAACTGGCAAAACAAGTCAAGGAAATAACCGATACCTATCAAGTTCCCTTGATTATCGATGATCGTTTGGATGTTTGTCTTGCAGTTGATGCTGCTGGTCTGCATATCGGAGACGATGAGCTACCAGTTTCAGTTGCCCGCCAAGTCTTGGGACCTGACAAAATCCTCGGTGTCACTGCTAAAACAGTAAAAAGAGCCCTGGAAGCAGAAACATCGGGTGCGGATTACTTGGGAACAGGAGCCATTTTCCCGACTACGACCAAAGAAAATGCACCCATCACCCTGATTTCAACCTTGAAAACAATTTGCCAAACGGTCGCCATTCCAGTAGTTGCTATTGGAGGCTTGACGTCAGAGAACATTGACCAACTTGCTGCAACTGGTATCGCTGGTGTAGCTGTAGTACGTGATTTGATGCAGGCAGAAGATATAGAGGCAAAAACGCAAGCATTTTTAATAAAGCTGGATGACATTATTTCCTAA